ttttgccgcttaggtcggcggggttgtaaatttgaaacagtagtgaccattctgagttgtaaataacttgtaaatgttttaataGGCACATGAGCaattatatacttaataaaatatatcctttcctctttattgtttttccaccttaacctgttaataacacttagaacacgtttttaactaaaggattcgggtagcgggtcaaatttccagttcaccaatcaccgtaactgttctggggtaactaagGCGATACATCTacggtactattttgatccattttataaaacacaaggcctgaattatcatttaacaaaacacatgggTCGATCGTGTATTCGGGAAAAACACATGGGCCAAAATGGTATTTtcctttttaaataaaattgaaagatGAAATATGACAACTTTTCTATTtctcacaaaataattaatttaacgtaattaattgtttttttaaaataaaatatgctCACTTTCCTTGTCAAAATTACTAAtgtgataaataaaataaattaattaattaaccttTAACAATTTAAGATCTCAAAGTCACCACATTTTACATCTAAgtcataaattttaaaataagttgGAAAATCCAAACTATACTCCCATTTACTTAAATAAATTTCTTAGTcctattttaatataaatttctacttgattaattattttacaaagtaAAAACTGCActaataaaaatgagaaaatacatatttatagtgtggaaaaattatatttttaatgtaTAAAATCTAAGACATAAATATTTGAGCTTATACTTTATATCTTTTATTTGAAAGAAACTTTCTCTCAAGAAACTAAAATTTCAGCAAACATTCTATTACATAAATTTTAATAATACTATTTGTAAGCATTCTTAAACAATTAAATTCTTTCTCAAACCATAAAAAACTAATCTGCATGTTTGttgaaggaaaaaaaacataattacatATGAAATTTGCCATTTTTGCTTATTTTTGtgtttaatatgtgaattataaaACATGATTGGTTCTTCTGTTAAGTTATctatatatttctataaaatgtAAATAGAACCAGCAAGCaaaatatttaatcaaatttcaaaattttccTATAAACCTTTTTAACTAATAAGTTTAGTATGACTATATATCATTTATGCATTCAATAACTTAAATAATGTGCATAACAACTAATTCAAAGAAAAAATACACTTCAAAATACATGCCTTGGTCAGGATACTATGTAACATACTCAATATGAAATTTGCATTTCTTTTACTACTAAGGCACCAAGATTTTGTTGAGGCTATAACAATTCAATATTCATTCCTTCTACacaaataatataaatttttttaaaaagattttAAACATCAAAACTCTAACACAATTATCAAAAttattgttgacgcagtttttttcCAATGGTAGATTAATAAATCAAATAGGTAGATTAGTACTGAATTATAAACCGTAATAAAATAAGAGGAACCCACTCCTACACACctaatttttacatggttcagtggttaaaatccacctagtccacgagacaatgttattgcttttctctctcaatttctgcagagttttagtaatacaaaattggtcgtcccaaaattgcattaTATGCGGCTGaacaatcgattaccacaaactcaagtattttagagacagttcttgactcttctcccaatgtcaccactagtccGATTGTCCCTACAGCCACCGTTTCTTCACCCAAAAACCCGtatagagtcattgaggtcgccttcaaatcggtTACGGACAATcacatcttttctagggtggacctggaAAGCCCATTTACGAAACTTCTTTTATTCACCAGTATTCTCCATACCCTTCGGTTAGTGATatgcacggttaccaccagcaGGTCATGGTGGGATATTGAACgaggctagcatcctcttccgtgaaaatgattggttgtttttccaactacTGTTCTTTTGATAACCGCTGCTCCGGGACAAATTCCACACcattatgagttttcaactcattaatatacctcttttgggcctcgCTGCTCGTgctcgccaaatgaggtcctccaacaatagtagttatatctcctcctacaaTCGGGGGAGAGTCGACCTGATTCATTTGAGCTTCAGGCTGACCTGTCGTGGATTCATGAGCTGGTTGAGGATTCTGCCCAGCTGGTTGATTGGGGACTACCCAATTTCAAGCATACTGAGCAAATGTCCAGGCTGAATGAGAGTCTCAATGTCATCCTTCATCTGTCGGCAGTCATCGGTGTTATGatcgatgtcattatggaatcgacaaaactttgagGGGTCTCTCTTCACCCTCTGATGCCTTATAGGCTTTCGCTTCTTCCAcgggaggcgattagaattttccaggaagatatgCTCCCAGGTATCCGTTAGGTCgatgtaggtggcataaatgggcttgaatttctccacataCTTGTTCTTCTTCGTTCCGTTCTGGTCACCCTTACCATTATCATTCTTCTTGTTATTTCCCGCTCGTTTATTCTAGTTGACGGGTTGagtcatagctgcaacatccgtcaCCGATCCTGCGGGTTGGATAGGTTcttggctggttcctacgacAGCAAATCGtactcttccaagtttatccactcctggGCTCGGGCAAAGAATTCATCTACATTTTTAACTCCTTTTCATGTGAGCTCTTGCCACATatcgcctcccaccaggattcctaTCCTCAtctccatgagcttggagctatcatcagaaTCCCTAGCTCATGCTCCAACAttggcaaatctgctcaagtatgCCTTCAGTGACTCACCAGGTTGATGTTTTACGTTGTCCAATGTGTCGGCCTCTACaggagctgcctgtgaagctcggaatgctctctcaaactcaaaagaaaatttcttccatgaGCATATcgaatgtttcttttattatttaaacCACTATCTGGTACGTCCGACCAGAGTCACGGGGAACAGGATACATATTAGGTCGAGCCCAACATTGTGGACCATCATCATTGAGGTGAACATCCCTAGGTGATCGGATGGATCTGCATTTCCATCAAATGTCAGCATGTTCGGCATCCTATAGCCAATATGATACGTAGCTGCGGCaatgtttggagcgaaaggttTGAGCTCTTCATCTGAGTCACAATCATCTGCCCCCTTTCTAGATAAGAGCCTCTTCATatgttcctccatcaaggccaggaACTCAACGGTTaggtccttggtctctaggttagctgggggctgttcaacaactcccatcctattttacacgtttgatgggttattgtccctccaagtcctagcttggttaggtgggacattcccattgtcgcgtacgatagaagaacctccctcatgtcgagtataactaacatcctcgttccaagctggataccttctttgtgagttcaaatgatcgctCAGGTCGGGCTATGGATCATAACGCAGACTTTGTGCTAAGCAAAGATGATTCCTCAGATCACtttcagacctgcctccacgTTGGCTCaccgtccaataacttccatttgcaaaacttatggCCTGCgattgagatcgaggacctgggtTCTCAGCACGTGCCCATGGGGCATAAGTATCTACCGACGAGGGAGGATTTCTCCAACTGTTCCCATGAGCTGCATCTCTTTGTGGGCGAGGTAGTGTTGGGTGTACTATCAGTGATGGACAATGCCTTaatggtgaggctatcctcattccatcaTGATGAATTAAATTAGCCTGCCTCGGCTCCACTCCAATGTCCCTAGTTTCTCTGTACCCGGGGTTCTGATCATGGCACAGAAGGATTCTTTTTTGTGGGCATTCCTGAAAACCTATGAAGCAGGTACAGAGCTGGGAGTTGCAGTCCTGACTGGTCGACTAACATGCTAttgatgacccctgtgatgacCAATGGGCTGAGCACTCCGGTGATTTTTCTCTGAATGCACAAAACTCGGAGTTGCGGTTTTGACAGAACCACTTGGTTTAGACTGGTTATTcgtgtgggacttatgagacccagtttgcctctttctgatattaacatcggttgcaagagagggtaaccgagccaagacctccttgatctatttttttttccctagagagatggctccttaactagACATTTTCCATCTCGACGGCAGTCAAGTATCTTGGATTAGGATTTTGTGAGAGTGACGCTAGACTCCTAGTGTCGTCCTGAACCACAAGTTGTTTCCTAGTACGTTGTTGAACATCTAAGCCCCTTTCAGtgggaacagcggtatgatgggcctcctgcccaccaggctgttccatctcattgtcatgcGTCGATCAAGggagcaccatgatgaatgtcgatTGAAACTTGTGAAggactaatttcctctcaatgaaagtaccaaactgttgacgcaatttttGGCCAACATtagattaagaaataaaatagtaTATCAATGAtaaattataaaccgtaatgaaataataaacacCCTCTCGAACAcacaaattttacgtggttcagttgtTAAAATCAACCTAGTCCGCGAGATAATGCTATTGTTTTTCTCTCTTAGTgtctgcagagttttagtaatacaaaaatggtGGTCTTCTTCCCTGTCAACTATTactgatatttataggggaatttcttggacaggtttggataaccgcatgaataaataaggtatacatttaatacagattattcccatttacattgggatatgatttgataacagattGGAATACACTCCTGCTATCTCATacaataaatgatagatatgcaatacagcctgggcattaatgagcgtataatgagtctctgaatctcttgggatccttcagtatgcttTCTGTCCTGTCTtccatgagctgaatatctcactgAGCTCAtgttcaaagactatctgaaccctagctcgtagtaagctcCGAACGTCCGAATTTTTATTGGGACATTATAAATCTCAAACTCGATTGATAATAAATTGTATATCTTGTACGAATTAGATTGAGTCTCGAGTTGCTCACATCATTGTTTACCAGATATCccacttggctatttttccacatattcatctgtcAGCTGTACCCGCGCTGAGAAAtagaactcgtgctaattttagggtacaacaattatcaatcaacatgataccttaaattacaaaaatataaccACAACAGAAATGTAACTCTTATCATATCCCTAGTAAAATAAGAAATagtaataacaaaaaacaataatgAAACTTCCCTTGGTTACACTCATATAGATCATCAAGAACCATTTTGAAAATTCTAGCATGTTACTATTTATTTATTCCAACTCAAGAACTCATACAATGATAGATTCAAAATTAATCCTAACATGCTCTCTCATTGATGTAATAACACTCAGAAGTCATCATACTCATTCAACACCAAAAGCACACATAGTCAAACCCATAGTCAAACCCAAGCACTATGTCACACCACAAGGCAAAACACATTACTACATTAAGAAGAACCCTAGCATGCAATATCTAGGAGAATAATTGGAAAATAAGTAGCCATTAACTTATACCTATTGTACTCAATAGTGCCGAAACCAACACTAGGGAAATTATTTTGGATTACTAGCTAGCAATACAACCACCTAGTCTCTCTAAACATCCAAAATAACCAAGCTTAGAATCAAGATGAAAACAAAGAAAAGGCTTAAATGAATCATATCCAAATATTGCCTCTAGTTCTTTACACAATTGGATTTCAATCTATCTCTTTTCCTCCTTCTTTCTCACGTACTCTCTCTCTATACTAGTATATGGGGCTCGCGGCTTGGTATGGTGTTATTGAAATATCAAAATTTTCTTGCTTTTCTACTTAGGCTGGCCGAATGCTAGGTAAGAGGTGCATAATTGACAATTTTACACCTCTATAATTTTCACAATATATCCTCATATTCCCTCATAATTGAGAAGAGTCTTTTTGTTATTTCCTTTTACACATAAAATGAGAAATTTCCCCATATTTATTAGATTAGTATCACACCACAATATCACACACACACCCACGGCAAAAtcaaaaaggaaggaaagaaaaaaaaataataaaaaaaaacatttcaaatatataattaatctAATAACATCAAATCAATCAAATGGAATTACTACAAATAAGAATTTAACTAACCACATATAAATCAtacaaataacaattaaataaataaaaaatatgcacaaattaaattaaaaaaaaatagtgtgCAACAATTGTACAGGCCAAATGTTAGACGCCATAATGCATAAGTGTTAAaaggacaagtgaaagtggtttTATCTTGGtcctctaatgcaatctcaatttgataataacttgaataaccatcaagaaaacaatataaaagatttgatcaatgaatgggagcAGAAAACGATCTTTGTAGGAGGCAGCatttaattttttgttatcaATGCACATGCACTATCCCGTCACAATTCTTGTGGGGACAAAGGCCCCTTTCTCATTTTGGACAACGGTTACACCCGATTTCTTGGGGTACTACCTGAGACGGACTAACCCATTTGATGTCGGTCATTGGAGGATACTAGTGTCTAGCGATTTTAGTCTTCCTTTTTCATGacttctttcattgtggggtttAGTCTCCTTTGAGGATCCGTAAGCAATAGCCTCATCCTCCAAGTTAattctgtaacgacccagattttcaagactcaataatgcggaaatataaatgttttcatttaacaaaatgtctcaaaaacccatagaaaaaaaaaattttaaaaagttgtatggccatacttaacatttagttacaaacatattttataaagagtagagtgagcctagtttaggaaaattacacaacatttccaaaaataaaacgtcttcccaaaaggtcggtccccatgtacatttgcaaggaagactccagcgctcactgctctgccttgcccttgcccttacctacaacatgaaacaactaggtaagcgaaaacacttagtaagatcaactttcaaacaaagcatgtagagaattagggttccggacccatccggaccctacacaatcaatttcaagaacgctaaagcgtcctggcaaacttatggtcatgcctaataaccaaggataaattaattcataactagataaaaatcctgcacttagaaaaatcccagaacaagcagatatattatatcacaactatatcttatcaacaattatatccctgcactcaaaaaatcccagagcaagtagatatattatatcacaactatatcttatcaacaattatatccctgcactcagaaaatcccagaacaagcagatatattatatcaccatataattcgagaccaacgctcgacaatttccaacaattcaggcgtaacgcgcccgccaacataattgctaatctgtaaaagagaaccgagtctccacactaagatctagccaataaatattctcatcaagggtaactattgtgttacctagggcatcgctacttatccaagactgtaatccaatttacacggttttacagagacttctatgttaatcagtggtgctggtgagcagttgcccctagggtgttcagcctcactcaattttggcaacccctagtatctctaggcactctcactgaatggccaatattcacggctgctatccgggaataacttatcagagcacttactcggattctaaccgtccaatgattaagtaagcatgagggcccctaggtcccatttattttggcgcccctaggtttaaccagcttatcctcatctcatggccactcgtcgcagtaatgagccggacataaataaaatcaagcagtgtgacggggatcaatcgtctaggatatgacgaacatctaccgttcatattttctaaatcagcactcactaaactaacgtctctaagcaactttctatgacagtctatatatgtgcatgtatccctatactaacatacaagacaataatcatttcatgttgtagccatacaatataagttgacttacttggagtccttagcgctcagcaggttttcaccctccaacattcagtccagttacgcttagccaatactgtagttatccatacagtatactcggattaattatggcactcataattcattattattattttgggcagtttggtcattttaataaaagtcatttgtaaggatttataatccttatttggttttaaacctattaaggaaagtcatacaaaatattcgagactaaccctaagtctcggggagacctatcctaaggtctcaatacctaggctcgggtatcacaatggtatttccccacaatccgctaaaaatcttattctttcaaggtatcgctattaacacgcactttcgactagtcggttaaaatatgtaagattttagccggtactatatccaaaaaatataaataaattccttaattatttttaaagaaaataaactcttaattttttaccttttatttttcttaaggttttaatctctaaaaatagttctaagaaaattgcctaatgtgtcttaattaggaaaaccgttaaagaTTTCCcttcttgactaattaattttccaaaatcaattaatcaattttacttactagaaaaataattcatttaattattttctcaaaatatagggttttaaaccctctttttatttattaactattactaaattaaatctcttatttttagaaagaataaaaactcttcaataaaaataattcatttaaagtcAAAGAGGtcattttagtgaaaatatgttttcaagacttaccaatttatatcttgaaataagcaaaattttactttttaccttatgttccaaaatctcatttttacactaagtgtgaaaagtctatttttcacatttttaactacatacttcgttagttcataacttgaaatttacttacccaattgttaccaaaatttcccaattccatttttgttatgccatttaggtatttgtaaaatattaggtcaaaatgagtattttttattggtgaaatcattttccaacaatgaggtaaaaatgaccttattttcaagtccttattttttccaaactttgacagttaataactttcaaaccgttcaatattttctggaataataggttatgacagcaatatgtccacaaaattttagaaaaatctGAGTTcatttccctatacagtggctgtccaaacttggttccgaaaataagaatacgaaaaaaacagttttttacctaaactttgaaataacataacttactcatttataaacattttttagtgtttcaaaagctcaattttatgtactcaatctcaacaacatcacagtacaatttaattttacaaaaaaaatatacagtggcttcttgaccccttggaagtcacagctcaaaacatgttttgttttagggtatcctacaaaacccttgggggttttggttcccattttcaaaaatcaatacacatgcatcataaaaattattaaaaaactaccataaccttattacatcaccaaaaagaaactttaagcattaaatatacaaaataatgcttaaaactaaaaattgatttaattaaccataacctttttcactcagaCAGGAATAGTTCCTCAAGATCATAAAAATTGATTCACAATTGAATCTCCTAGGGAATTAGAGTGTCAATCATAAAACTTTGGTAACATTCGTCATCCTCTTGGGTTACTTTCCAATGTGGAAACTATTTACCTCTAGTGTCATATTTCCAAACGATATATTCATCAGCCCATTCCGAAATTTGATTAAAGCCTTTGCAATAGCCATGAATGGTCTTCCAAAGATAATAGGAATTTTATACTCCATATTTACCTCAGAATGGGTATGAAGAACAAGGAAATCCATGAGATagtagaatttttcaatttgagctacaacatcctcaacaataccccgAGGTTTTTTGATGGAGCGGACAACAAGTTGTAGCAGAACAGATGttttcttcatttctccaagaTCTAGTTGCGAGTACACAGAataaggcatgagatttacactcgcGCCAAGGTCAAGTAAAGGTTGGCTGAGTTCATGAGTCCTAATTTGGTAGGAAATTGTAGGACAATGCAGATCTTTGTATTTTGGTggtgtcttttgttcaatcaccgctCTTGCTTGTTCAGTCAAGAAAGCAGTCTTTTTGACATGATGCTTCCTTTTTGTAGTGAATAGATCCTTTATAATTTGGGCATAAGCCAACACCTGTGTTTATGATGTA
The Humulus lupulus chromosome 6, drHumLupu1.1, whole genome shotgun sequence DNA segment above includes these coding regions:
- the LOC133785554 gene encoding uncharacterized protein LOC133785554 — encoded protein: MGARQAFLSEASVGEGPLRSRPGLDCTPPSSPQNSRVWRESTRASHPHTSPGQIPSQPLFNAQGQYIAQSSNSNDHNVKEVNAITTRSGKFFEDSSIIATTSSTPKAFLASARPNASSKVPFPQALRPVGKVLAYAQIIKDLFTTKRKHHVKKTAFLTEQARAVIEQKTPPKYKDLHCPTISYQIRTHELSQPLLDLGASVNLMPYSVYSQLDLGEMKKTSVLLQLVVRSIKKPRGIVEDVVAQIEKFYYLMDFLVLHTHSEVNMEYKIPIIFGRPFMAIAKALIKFRNGLMNISFGNMTLEVNSFHIGK